A single Anopheles funestus chromosome 2RL, idAnoFuneDA-416_04, whole genome shotgun sequence DNA region contains:
- the LOC125765924 gene encoding signal recognition particle subunit SRP68 — MVESKAEKAEVGRETVGSGKEDMELGVPVEAPVKVFTVEILRLIKDMQLQHGLRHGDFQRYRGYCSRRVKRLRKTLNLPQGDRRHYKKRNVTLANLEKTDSDERFLHIPLMLAERTWSYAMQLRQESNTEPRKRFHLIEKLRKSCVYALQLQDLCASDRCDARTKLEAEAYSAWIHGSLHFELALWKSAAENLKKAQVIYENLAQAMPEEEQTIYRAKVEELKPSLRYCAYNVGENASVNDLLEMRGQAGLLGNLSHLVAQTKAESMEAFQMTEWRGRSVTVRPEKVRLFLLSIQELSKSIEKAKDFPAKIEMLENVLLDCKDAIAAIKDEIKQDPKLRQNTTEGGSGGLIGIQYLLAYMSYTRLKLTLERNLLLVAQAKLTLDDPNVPEKSQLTGGGKKTKPQDLSRLYEIILQNVTEMQQLSGLESEASYQAEMETLSLSFRAFRCYYIAITLVAMKRWREAVAMYERSKKYANEAANTKTPCKDFDLRPELKQLVATIEGCKFSAHAYSVLEDDTADDTVLFGKSQKSSKPLYERLSHYKEDATLNSRNPNVFKLIPEMEPIPAKPLFFDLALNFVDFPSLDDKIEQKAAGKGATAGMSGFVKGLFGWGGGGASK; from the exons ATGGTTGAATCAAAGGCAGAAAAGGCCGAGGTTGGCCGGGAAACTGTCGGCTCCGGCAAGGAGGACATGGAACTGGGCGTACCAGTCGAAGCGCCAGTGAAAGTGTTTACGGTGGAAA TTCTCCGCCTAATTAAGGACATGCAGTTACAGCATGGTCTTCGGCATGGAGACTTTCAGCGCTACCGTGGCTACTGTTCCCGGCGCGTAAAGCGACTCCGCAAAACACTCAACCTACCTCAGGGAGATCGGCGGCATTACAAGAAGCGTAACGTTACGCTTGCCAACCTGGAAAAAACGGACTCCGACGAGCGGTTCCTGCACATACCGCTTATGTTGGCCGAACGTACGTGGTCGTACGCGATGCAGCTACGCCAGGAATCGAACACCGAACCGCGCAAACGGTTCCATCTGATTGAGAAGCTTCGCAAATCGTGCGTGTACGCGCTGCAGCTGCAGGATCTGTGCGCTTCGGATCGTTGCGATGCTCGTACGAAGCTGGAAGCGGAAGCTTACTCTGCCTGGATCCATGGTTCGTTGCATTTTGAGCTGGCGCTGTGGAAATCGGCTGCGGAAAACCTGAAGAAGGCTCAGGTGATTTACGAAAATCTCGCCCAAGCCATGCCAGAGGAAGAGCAAACCATTTACCGCGCGAAGGTGGAAGAACTGAAGCCAAGTCTGCGCTACTGTGCGTACAATGTGGGCGAGAACGCGTCGGTCAACGATTTGCTGGAGATGCGCGGCCAGGCCGGGTTGCTGGGCAACCTAAGCCATCTGGTGGCGCAGACGAAAGCCGAAAGCATGGAAGCTTTCCAGATGACGGAATGGCGCGGACGCAGCGTTACGGTCCGACCGGAGAAGGTGCGACTGTTTCTGCTCAGCATACAGGAGCTGAGCAAGAGCATCGAAAAGGCAAAAGATTTCCCGGCCAAGATTGAGATGCTGGAGAATGTGTTGCTCGATTGCAAGGATGCGATAGCCGCGATCAAGGACGAGATCAAACAGGATCCCAAGTTGCGCCAGAACACGACCGAAGGGGGTTCGGGTGGACTGATCGGAATTCAGTATCTGTTAGCATACATGTCGTACACCCGGTTAAAGCTAACACTCGAGCGCAATCTGTTGCTGGTGGCGCAGGCTAAGCTAACACTCGACGATCCGAACGTGCCGGAAAAGAGTCAACTCACCGGCGGAGGAAAGAAAACCAAGCCGCAGGATCTTTCCCGGCTGTACGAGATCATACTGCAGAACGTGACCGAAATGCAGCAACTGAGCGGGTTGGAAAGCGAAGCATCGTATCAGGCCGAAATGGAGACGCTGTCACTTTCGTTCCGCGCCTTCCGTTGCTACTACATCGCCATCACGCTGGTCGCTATGAAGCGCTGGCGGGAAGCGGTGGCTATGTATGAACGGTCGAAAAAGTACGCTAACGAAGCGGCCAACACCAAGACACCGTGCAAGGATTTCGATTTACGGCCCGAGCTAAAGCAGCTGGTCGCAACGATCGAGGGCTGCAAATTCTCTGCCCATGCATACAGCGTGCTGGAAGATGACACCGCGGACGATACGGTCCTGTTTGGCAAGAGTCAGAAATCTTCCAAACCACTGTACGAGCGGCTTTCGCACTACAAGGAAGACGCGACACTAAACTCGCGCAACCCGAACGTGTTCAAGCTGATCCCGGAGATGGAACCGATACCCGCCAAACCACTGTTCTTCGATCTGGCCCTTAACTTTGTCGATTTCCCATCGCTAGACGATAAGATAGAACAAAAGGCGGCCGGCAAGGGTGCGACCGCTGGAATGTCCGGCTTTGTGAAGGGACTGTTCGGTTGGGGTGGTGGCGGTGCCAGCAAGTAA
- the LOC125765966 gene encoding developmentally-regulated GTP-binding protein 2: MGILEKISDIEKEIAKTQKNKATEYHLGLLKAKLAKYRSQLLEPSKKGEKGDGFDVLKSGDARIALIGFPSVGKSTLLSTLTKTESEAANYEFTTLTCIPGVIEYKGANIQLLDLPGIIEGAAQGKGRGRQVIAVARTADLVLMMLDATKPNVHRDLLEYELESVGLRLNKRKPNIYFKIKKGGGVSFNATCPLTRCNEKMVQTILHSFKIFNAEVLFREDCTEDEFIDVVSGNRIYLPCIYVYNKIDQISIEEVDRLARQPYSVVVSCNMHLNLDYLLEVLWEHLQLIRVYTKKPGAPPDFDDGLILRRGVTVEHVCHAIHRTLAAQFKYALVWGTSTKYSPQRVGISHIMNDEDVIQVVKK, from the exons ATGGGTATCTTGGAGAAAATCTCGGACATCGAGAAGGAGATTGcgaaaacacagaaaaataaaG CAACCGAGTATCATCTGGGTTTGCTGAAGGCGAAGCTTGCCAAGTACCGGTCACAGCTGTTGGAACCATCGAAGAAGGGTGAGAAGGGCGACGGTTTCGATGTGCTCAAGTCGGGCGATGCTCGTATTGCCCTGATCGGTTTCCCATCGGTGGGTAAATCGACTTTACTGTCGACACTGACCAAAACCGAAAGTGAGGCAGCGAACTACGAATTCACGACGCTCACCTGCATTCCGGGTGTGATCGAGTACAAGGGCGCTAACATACAGCTGCTCGATTTGCCCGGTATTATCGAGGGGGCCGCACAGGGCAAGGGTCGCGGTCGGCAGGTAATTGCCGTGGCCCGTACAGCCGATCtggtgctgatgatgctgGACGCCACCAAACCGAACGTGCACCGGGATCTGCTCGAGTACGAGCTGGAGTCGGTCGGTTTGCGGTTGAACAAGCGAAAACCGAACATCTACTTCAAGATCAAGAAGGGTGGTGGCGTTAGCTTCAACGCCACCTGTCCACTAACGCGCTGCAACGAAAAGATGGTGCAAACGATACTGCACTCGTTCAAGATCTTCAACGCGGAGGTGCTGTTCCGGGAGGATTGTACCGAGGACGAGTTCATTGACGTCGTGTCCGGCAATCGGATCTATCTGCCGTGCATCTACGTGTACAACAAGATCGATCAGATCTCGATCGAGGAGGTAGACCGGCTGGCACGCCAACCGTACTCGGTTGTGGTCAGCTGTAACATGCATCTCAATCTGGACTATCTGCTCGAGGTACTGTGGGAACATTTGCAGCTGATTCGGGTGTACACTAAAAAGCCGGGTGCACCGCCCGACTTTGATGATGGTCTGATTCTGCGAAGG GGTGTCACGGTGGAACACGTCTGTCACGCAATTCATCGTACGCTAGCGGCCCAGTTTAAGTACGCACTCGTGTGGGGCACCTCGACGAAATATTCACCCCAGCGGGTTGGCATATCGCACATCATGAACGATGAGGACGTTATTCAGGTGGTGAAAAAGTAA
- the LOC125765902 gene encoding uncharacterized protein LOC125765902, translated as MELIRKKMKPYQPSEQLVVRDSVSLSMDEDLSDDVEDEVFIRDGRTCRTYEDRGAKRPLMAPRRKYGKATSGNGSAGGSGAAGVRSSSPILKKYRRRKCWKCCEPFCYGLAAVTVLIGLIVLAALLLTAFPQPLQKIKIWFHKESAFSSAVIRDKFSSLMYTADGVSYGTADGRNGTLELVPCTQITVQNVWTRVIARVNSESPLRKLDVNGDGVDDIIVGYGIDEMVDEGVRDYIPQCTSRKTGITDLCGGGLLALNGIDGDTLWQRWTSFTIFSLKCNIDINSDGGNDCVAAGRGGLILALDGHNGRILWELKDYSDLESYAEISIDLYTINVVRDLNGDGISDLIAVHVEETQRAHGGHIKLISGATGTILRSIPTPYREEMFVPIQELARSDGTDAFLVVTGGQNSPGGIYILKQENLMKYPGETAFEPIVRMDSSGFMVPAVLTDLNGDGTEDIVVSSFNSTVYAFDGTNHTQLWSFTIADSESVSSIVPGHFDHDNVTDFMVKYNTGPGFPIYYYSQTMIINGTNGKPFLDSSIKDSGGPNGLLGGITISQTGGGDLFLHWQTQCRNRTADTTDEYQFIPESDVIQQSRADTCALRYNQSSVLKLYAITRHVEPPGAVIFSSDDLTIRLNETGTATEQMQPNYVAPMKHPKMKLKGRNDGQSSATMRKTSVEAPAAAQAPNNQADVHMDKKLSPSQQSSVPVGVVVDSPDQAAMLGSRRKDVFHGQQTAVAQSIDTLAEEEAKRQEKMALNNVYKKYIYNANDQESVADLAGPLAGMGDEVRGDERKPYIYLPYDQMEQDSRNPYLTNQIPPAPVGNLDYDYGTSPLEEEGRPIPAPYKRPRYRSNGRDVRSKFGVFDDIELHDRSLEEQVFNESNPNSQIVKKVLLNDEIMDDLKNADPGSKGSKETLWDLEMEKEAKEAMNDVNAMNYEYNNKARRQIGTTVTVPVKDTTSTTAPSTRSPAQKQQSIVPLPNENILPSIASTGVLLKSITSSTSTTTPITSTIAPAINPTIDYVFVMNIRESEQYPPLFLDSDLSCIQEKMQAYRTYRNEDMVQLEKKFFAQCLKARLPNLTPQYPRFETQIIVTRLEIGCGCSADLNPAREVCSKLHSYDQQRWTQYMGNEGNGRY; from the exons ATGGAGCTGATACGGAAGAAGATGAAACCCTACCAGCCGTCGGAACAGCTGGTGGTGCGCGATAGCGTCAGCCTCAGCATGGACGAGGACCTGAGCGATGACGTGGAGGACGAGGTGTTCATACGCGATGGGCGCACCTGTCGCACGTACGAGGACCGGGGTGCGAAACGGCCACTCATGGCCCCGAGACGCAAATACGGCAAAGCAACAAGTGGCAATGGGAGTGCGGGCGGTAGCGGGGCGGCCGGTGTGCGGTCGTCGAGCCCCATTCTGAAGAAGTATCGCCGCCGGAAGTGCTGGAAGTGTTGCGAACCATTTTGCTACGGTTTGGCAGCGGTAACCGTCCTTATCG GACTAATAGTGTTGGCCGCATTGCTGCTGACGGCTTTCCCGCAACCGCTGCAAAAGATCAAGATATGGTTTCACAAGGAGTCCGCATTCAGCAGTGCCGTCATACGGGACAAGTTCAGCAGTCTAATGTACACCGCCGACGGGGTCTCGTATGGTACTGCAGACGGACGCAACGGAACGCTAGAGCTGGTCCCGTGCACACAGATCACCGTACAGAACGTGTGGACACGTGTCATTGCACGTGTCAACAGTGAAAGCCCGCTCCGGAAGCTGGACGTGAATGGGGACGGTGTGGATGACATCATCGTCGGGTACGGCATCGATGAAATGGTGGACGAAGGTGTCCGGGACTATATCCCCCAGTGTACTTCGCGCAAAACCGGAATTACCGATCTGTGCGGTGGTGGACTGCTGGCATTGAACGGAATTGATGGCGACACGCTCTGGCAACGGTGGACATCGTTTACGATCTTTTCGTTGAAATGTAACATCGACATCAATTCGGACGGTGGAAACGATTGTGTGGCGGCTGGTCGCGGCGGTCTCATACTGGCACTGGATGGACACAATGGGCGCATACTGTGGGAGTTGAAGGATTATTCCGATTTGGAAAGTTATGCCGAAATAAGCATCGATCTGTACACGATCAATGTGGTACGAGATTTGAATGGTGATGGAATATCGGATCTTATTGCGGTGCACGTGGAAGAAACGCAACGAGCACACGGTGGCCACATTAAGCTGATATCTGGTGCTACCGGTACGATCTTGCGTAGCATTCCCACCCCTTATCGGGAGGAAATGTTTGTTCCGATACAGGAGTTGGCGAGATCGGATGGAACGGATGCGTTTCTGGTCGTAACCGGTGGACAGAACTCGCCCGGTGGCATTTACATACTAAAGCAGGAAAATTTGATGAAGTACCCAGGGGAGACGGCATTCGAACCGATCGTACGGATGGATTCGTCCGGCTTTATGGTACCGGCCGTACTGACCGACCTGAACGGTGATGGTACGGAGGACATCGTGGTCAGCTCATTTAACTCGACCGTGTACGCGTTCGACGGTACGAACCATACCCAGCTGTGGTCGTTTACAATCGCCGACTCGGAAAGCGTCAGCTCGATCGTACCCGGACACTTCGATCATGACAATGTGACGGACTTTATGGTGAAGTACAACACGGGACCAGGCTTTCCGATTTACTACTACTCGCAAACGATGATCATAAACGGTACGAATGGTAAACCATTTTTGGACAGCTCGATCAAAGATTCGGGCGGACCGAATGGGTTGCTCGGTGGCATTACCATCTCCCAAACCGGCGGTGGTGATTTGTTTCTTCACTGGCAAACACAGTGCCGAAATCGTACGGCAGACACCACGGATGAGTATCAGTTCATTCCCG AAAGTGACGTTATACAACAATCACGTGCGGACACGTGTGCCTTGCGCTACAACCAATCGTCCGTGCTGAAGCTGTACGCCATCACGCGTCACGTTGAGCCACCGGGCGCGGTCATCTTCTCGTCCGATGATTTAACGATCCGGCTCAATGAAACCGGCACCGCCACGGAACAAATGCAACCAAACTATGTGGCACCCATGAAACATCCGAAGATGAAGCTAAAGGGACGTAACGATGGACAGAGCAGTGCAACGATGCGCAAAACTTCCGTTGAAGCGCCGGCTGCAGCACAAGCGCCGAACAACCAGGCCGATGTGCATATGGACAAAAAGTTGTCTCCATCGCAACAGTCCAGCGTGCCCGTGGGTGTTGTCGTGGACAGCCCTGATCAGGCAGCGATGCTTGGCAGTAGACGTAAGGATGTCTTCCACGGACAGCAAACGGCAGTGGCCCAATCGATCGATACTCTTGCcgaggaagaagcaaaacggcAGGAAAAGATGGCACTGAACAATGTTTACAAGAAGTACATTTATAACGCTAACGATCAAGAATCGGTAGCTGATCTAGCGGGACCACTAGCCGGAATGGGTGACGAGGTTCGTGGTGATGAGAGGAAACCGTACATCTATCTGCCGTACGATCAGATGGAGCAAGATAGC CGTAATCCTTACCTGACGAATCAAATTCCACCGGCACCGGTGGGTAATCTTGATTACGACTACGGAACGTCACCGCTTGAAGAGGAAGGACGACCAATTCCGGCACCCTACAAGCGTCCGCGCTATCGTTCGAATGGCCGAGACGTTCGTAGCAAGTTTGGTGTTTTCG ACGATATAGAGCTTCACGATCGATCACTGGAGGAGCAGGTGTTTAACGAATCCAACCCGAACTCGCAGATCGTAAAGAAAGTGCTGCTGAACGATGAGATTATGGATGATTTGAAGAATGCTGATCCGGGCAGTAAAGGTTCGAAGGAGACGCTTTGGgatttggaaatggaaaaggaagCCAAAGAAGCCATGAACG ACGTCAACGCTATGAACTATGAGTATAATAATAAGGCCCGTCGTCAGATCGGAACGACGGTTACTGTCCCAGTTAAGGACACGACTAGCACAACGGCACCATCAACCAGAAGCCCGGCTCAGAAGCAACAATCGATTGTGCCACTTCCAAACGAAAACATTCTTCCCTCGATCGCTTCGACCGGTGTGTTGCTAAAGTCGATCACCAGTAGTACTAGTACGACCACACCGATCACTTCCACCATAGCGCCGGCCATTAATCCAACCATCGATTACGTGTTTGTGATGAACATCCGGGAATCGGAACAATATCCACCGCTGTTTCTCGATTCCGATCTGAGCTGTATACAGGAAAAAATGCAAGCTTATCGCACGTACCGGAACGAAGATATGGTTCAGCTGGAGAAAAAGTTCTTTGCCCAATGTCTGAAGGCACGGTTGCCGAATCTGACGCCCCAGTATCCACGGTTTGAAACGCAAATCATTGTCACCCGGTTGGAGATCGGATGTGGCTGCAGTGCCGATCTGAATCCGGCACGTGAAGTATGCTCGAAGCTGCACAGTTACGATCAGCAACGGTGGACACAGTACATGGGCAACGAAGGAAATGGCCGCTACTGA